One region of Flavobacterium sp. KACC 22763 genomic DNA includes:
- the traJ gene encoding conjugative transposon protein TraJ, whose protein sequence is MNLYKSLKRILFLNAAVFMPFAIHAQGVGDDMQSLHSVLDQLYDEMMPLCSNLLAVGQGIAGFGTIWYIASRVWRHIANAEPIDFYPLFRPFAIGFCIMIFPSVLALINGVMKPTVTATAAMVTGSNNAVAVLLKEKEKAIRETDPWRMYVGVSGAGDRDRWYKYTHDEDPSDESLIAGIGNDVKFAMEKASYNFRNSVKEWMSEVLRVLFEAAALCIDTLRTFQLVVLSILGPLVFGIAVFDGFQHTLTVWLARYINIYLWLPVANIFGSIIGKIQELMLKLDLSQVEASGDTFFSRTDMAYLIFMIIGIIGYFTVPSVANYIVHAAGGGALGQKVTSMLGSSANSVIAKTSHGVGMAMDAMGNAAGQMSQSMSSSAGNAPYFKEKGNYMNDKLKGNSKQT, encoded by the coding sequence ATGAATTTGTATAAATCTTTAAAGAGAATTCTGTTTTTAAATGCAGCTGTGTTTATGCCTTTTGCTATTCATGCTCAAGGCGTCGGAGATGATATGCAGAGTTTGCACTCCGTGTTGGACCAGCTTTATGATGAGATGATGCCCTTGTGCAGTAATCTTTTGGCTGTAGGGCAGGGGATAGCTGGTTTTGGGACGATCTGGTATATAGCTTCCCGAGTCTGGCGCCATATTGCAAACGCTGAACCTATAGATTTTTATCCCCTGTTCAGACCTTTTGCGATCGGGTTCTGCATCATGATTTTTCCATCTGTTCTTGCTCTTATCAACGGGGTTATGAAACCGACTGTCACGGCTACGGCCGCTATGGTTACGGGATCCAATAATGCTGTGGCGGTTCTTTTGAAAGAAAAGGAAAAAGCAATCAGAGAAACGGATCCATGGCGGATGTATGTAGGGGTTTCCGGTGCTGGGGACCGTGACAGGTGGTATAAATATACTCATGATGAAGATCCTTCCGATGAGAGCTTGATTGCCGGTATCGGAAACGATGTCAAATTTGCCATGGAGAAAGCATCCTATAATTTTCGGAATTCTGTTAAGGAATGGATGAGCGAGGTGCTCAGAGTATTATTTGAAGCAGCGGCTTTGTGCATTGATACCCTTAGGACATTCCAGCTTGTAGTGCTTTCCATTTTAGGGCCGCTTGTATTTGGCATAGCTGTATTTGACGGGTTTCAGCATACCCTCACCGTCTGGCTTGCCAGATACATAAACATTTATTTATGGCTTCCCGTTGCCAATATCTTTGGAAGCATCATTGGGAAAATTCAGGAACTGATGCTCAAACTGGATTTATCGCAGGTGGAGGCAAGTGGAGACACCTTTTTTAGCCGGACCGATATGGCTTACCTCATTTTTATGATTATTGGAATCATAGGCTATTTCACTGTTCCGTCAGTTGCCAATTATATTGTCCATGCAGCCGGGGGCGGAGCTCTTGGCCAAAAAGTTACCAGTATGCTTGGCAGTTCTGCCAATTCAGTAATTGCCAAAACCTCGCATGGGGTTGGCATGGCAATGGATGCAATGGGAAATGCCGCTGGGCAAATGTCGCAGAGCATGTCTTCATCAGCTGGCAATGCTCCCTATTTTAAAGAGAAGGGAAATTACATGAATGATAAGCTCAAAGGAAATTCCAAACAGACTTAA
- the traK gene encoding conjugative transposon protein TraK, producing MKNIDAAFRYVRGFTMLVIVGCMAVCCYALYKSFQTVRMMQDKVYILANGKALEAYASDRKDNVTVEARDHVKTFHKFFFTLDPDDKVIKANITKALYLADGSAKRIYDDLKENNFYSGIISGNISQTILIDSVSIDIREYPYRFRCYARQNIIRTTSIIKRSLITEGALRNVSRSDNNPHGFLIERFNTVENKDISAETRK from the coding sequence ATGAAAAATATAGATGCCGCTTTCAGATATGTGAGAGGTTTTACAATGCTTGTAATTGTTGGGTGTATGGCAGTGTGCTGTTATGCACTGTATAAAAGTTTCCAGACCGTAAGGATGATGCAGGACAAAGTGTATATTCTGGCCAATGGCAAAGCGCTTGAAGCTTATGCGTCAGATCGAAAGGATAATGTGACTGTGGAAGCCAGGGATCATGTGAAAACCTTTCACAAGTTTTTCTTTACCCTTGACCCTGACGATAAAGTGATTAAAGCCAATATCACAAAAGCGCTGTATCTGGCAGACGGCAGCGCCAAGCGCATTTATGATGATCTGAAGGAAAATAATTTTTATTCAGGAATTATATCCGGGAACATCAGCCAGACCATCCTGATTGATAGTGTGAGCATTGATATCCGAGAATATCCCTATCGTTTTAGATGTTATGCCAGACAGAACATTATCCGCACTACCAGCATTATAAAAAGAAGTCTGATTACTGAAGGTGCGCTTCGAAATGTATCAAGAAGCGATAATAATCCGCACGGTTTTCTGATCGAGCGTTTTAATACTGTTGAAAATAAGGATATCTCGGCTGAAACCAGAAAATAA
- a CDS encoding TraG family conjugative transposon ATPase — MEKRMEELLPIMAVEHDCILSKQGDITLVFKADLPEIFTLSDQEYEAFHQSWIKAIKVLPKFCVFHKQDWFLERKYKADFSSGDSSFLTQSSERFFNERPFLDHSCYIMLTQKPQGRRNATSLFSNLLRSSIVPEETLKPQLLQDFTDVCGQFKRIMEDSGFIKLVRMKNESLKSGSRRIGLVEKYCFLSEREDSFVFSDIRFDEGLEVGDKRCQLFTLGDAADLPGLCGSRINFDRYSTDRTKFSVGFASALGQLLSCNHIYSQYIFIEDAQKTIRKLESKRLRLQSLSAYSRGNMIARDAANDFLNEAVSEQRLPVKAHFNVLAWSTDKEELKDIKNKVSSALAQMDAAAKLETVGAPQIYWAGIPGNEGDFPMNDTFDTFTEQAVCFLNMETGCRSSLSPCGLRLGDRLTGKPVHVDISDEPVRKGICTNRNKFILGPSGSGKSFFTNHMVRSYYEQGTHIVLVDVGHSYKGLCDMVGGYYFTYDEKNPIRFNPFYISEGDSLDTEKKESIKTLLLALWKKDDETFNRSEYVALSNALQLYYETLDADSDIFPCFDSFYEFLKEEFVLILSDDKVKEKDFDVNNFLYVLRPYYKGGEFDYLLNATENLNLLKERLIVFELDNIKDHPILFPVVTIIIMEVFISKMRKLKGVRKMILIEEAWKAIAREGMAEYIKYLFKTVRKFFGEAVVVTQEVEDIISSPIVKQAIINNSDCKILLDQSKYQNKFDQIQELLGLTEKEKALVLSVNKANDPNKKYKEVFISLGGMLSKVYRTEVSLEEYLAYTTEESEKVKMNAYAEKFGGDIKKGIAAMAQDMREGKQLNEKEK; from the coding sequence ATGGAGAAGAGGATGGAAGAGCTCCTGCCGATTATGGCAGTGGAGCATGACTGCATATTGTCAAAACAAGGGGATATAACCTTAGTTTTTAAGGCGGATCTGCCTGAGATTTTTACGCTTTCAGATCAGGAATATGAAGCTTTCCACCAGTCGTGGATAAAAGCCATAAAGGTGCTGCCGAAGTTTTGCGTTTTCCATAAGCAGGACTGGTTTTTAGAAAGGAAATATAAAGCTGATTTCTCAAGCGGGGACAGCAGTTTTCTGACCCAAAGCAGCGAGCGTTTTTTTAACGAAAGGCCTTTTTTGGATCATTCCTGCTATATTATGCTGACCCAAAAGCCGCAGGGAAGGAGAAATGCAACCTCGCTGTTTTCTAATCTGCTCAGGAGTTCCATAGTTCCCGAGGAAACTTTAAAACCGCAGCTGCTGCAGGACTTTACAGATGTCTGCGGCCAGTTTAAAAGGATCATGGAGGACAGCGGATTCATAAAGCTGGTGCGTATGAAAAATGAATCGCTTAAAAGCGGGAGCAGAAGGATCGGGCTGGTGGAAAAGTATTGTTTTTTATCGGAGCGGGAAGATTCATTTGTTTTCAGCGATATCAGATTTGATGAAGGCTTGGAAGTGGGCGATAAACGCTGCCAGCTTTTTACCCTCGGCGATGCGGCCGATCTGCCGGGCCTATGCGGATCTAGAATCAATTTTGACCGCTATTCGACTGATAGAACCAAATTTAGCGTAGGATTTGCATCAGCTTTAGGGCAGCTTTTGTCGTGCAATCATATCTACAGCCAGTACATTTTTATTGAAGATGCTCAGAAAACCATTAGGAAGCTGGAAAGCAAGAGGCTTCGGCTCCAGTCGCTGTCGGCTTACAGCAGGGGAAATATGATTGCCAGAGATGCCGCTAATGATTTCCTGAATGAAGCCGTGTCTGAGCAGAGGCTTCCCGTAAAGGCCCATTTTAATGTGCTGGCATGGAGCACGGATAAAGAAGAGCTCAAGGACATTAAGAACAAGGTGTCATCAGCACTTGCCCAGATGGATGCGGCCGCCAAGCTGGAAACGGTTGGAGCCCCCCAGATTTATTGGGCTGGAATTCCAGGCAATGAAGGGGATTTTCCGATGAATGACACTTTTGACACTTTCACAGAGCAGGCGGTCTGTTTTCTGAACATGGAGACTGGCTGCAGATCTTCGCTGAGTCCTTGCGGTTTAAGGCTTGGAGACAGGCTGACCGGAAAACCGGTTCATGTGGATATCAGCGATGAGCCTGTTAGGAAGGGAATCTGCACGAATCGCAATAAGTTTATACTCGGGCCTTCGGGCAGCGGAAAATCCTTTTTTACCAACCATATGGTGAGAAGCTACTACGAGCAGGGAACGCATATAGTGCTGGTGGATGTCGGGCACAGCTACAAAGGGCTCTGCGATATGGTGGGCGGCTATTATTTCACGTACGATGAAAAGAATCCGATACGCTTTAACCCTTTTTATATTTCAGAAGGGGACTCTCTGGATACCGAGAAAAAAGAAAGCATTAAAACGCTGCTTTTGGCGCTGTGGAAAAAAGACGATGAAACCTTTAACCGAAGCGAGTATGTGGCGCTTTCAAATGCCCTACAGCTGTATTATGAAACGCTGGATGCCGATTCGGATATTTTCCCATGCTTTGACAGCTTTTATGAGTTTCTGAAAGAGGAGTTTGTTTTGATTCTGTCGGATGATAAGGTAAAGGAGAAGGATTTTGACGTGAATAACTTTCTATATGTATTGCGTCCCTATTATAAAGGAGGTGAGTTTGATTATCTGTTAAATGCAACAGAGAATCTGAATCTTCTGAAAGAAAGGCTTATTGTCTTCGAGTTGGATAATATCAAAGACCATCCGATTCTTTTTCCGGTGGTGACCATCATTATTATGGAAGTATTTATCAGTAAGATGCGAAAACTGAAAGGTGTCCGCAAGATGATACTCATTGAAGAGGCGTGGAAGGCAATTGCCAGGGAAGGAATGGCAGAATACATTAAGTATTTGTTTAAAACGGTAAGGAAGTTCTTTGGAGAGGCAGTTGTGGTTACGCAGGAAGTGGAGGATATTATTTCTTCTCCCATAGTAAAACAGGCCATCATCAATAACAGCGACTGCAAGATCCTTTTGGACCAGAGCAAATACCAGAACAAGTTTGATCAGATTCAGGAGCTTCTGGGACTGACCGAGAAAGAAAAAGCGCTTGTGCTTTCGGTAAACAAGGCCAATGATCCCAATAAGAAGTACAAAGAAGTTTTTATCTCCCTTGGTGGCATGCTTTCTAAAGTTTACAGAACCGAGGTATCCTTGGAGGAATATCTGGCATATACTACTGAAGAAAGCGAGAAAGTGAAAATGAATGCCTACGCCGAGAAGTTTGGCGGGGACATCAAAAAAGGAATAGCCGCAATGGCTCAGGATATGAGGGAAGGAAAACAATTAAATGAAAAGGAAAAATGA
- a CDS encoding conjugal transfer protein TraI has protein sequence MKKRLIASAVCLLLISTPVRPAETAAVLPILEIVKAVTKKVIKAIDLRIQRLQNKTIWLQNAQKKVENVLSKLKLDEISDWTQKQKELYKGYYEELAKVKSIITYYQRIKDVTKKQTRLVHEYERAWNLFKKDAHFKESEIQYMERVYSGILEESLKNIDQIFLILDSFSTQMSDLKRLEIINRAADQINANYDDLMLFNQQNIMLSLQRAKTEADANQVKEFYGIPQ, from the coding sequence ATGAAAAAGAGATTAATTGCCAGTGCGGTCTGCCTGCTGCTTATCAGCACCCCTGTGAGACCTGCTGAAACGGCTGCAGTGCTGCCGATACTGGAAATTGTAAAGGCAGTAACAAAGAAAGTTATAAAAGCAATTGATCTGAGGATCCAGAGGCTGCAGAATAAGACCATATGGCTTCAGAATGCACAGAAAAAAGTTGAAAATGTCCTGTCAAAATTAAAGCTCGATGAGATATCGGACTGGACCCAGAAGCAGAAAGAACTTTACAAAGGCTATTACGAGGAACTCGCCAAAGTAAAATCAATCATAACCTATTATCAGAGGATAAAGGATGTCACTAAAAAACAGACCAGACTGGTTCACGAATATGAAAGGGCATGGAATCTTTTTAAAAAGGATGCCCATTTTAAAGAAAGCGAGATACAGTATATGGAGCGCGTTTATTCCGGAATTCTGGAAGAAAGCCTTAAGAACATCGACCAAATTTTTTTAATCCTGGATTCTTTCTCAACGCAGATGAGTGATTTGAAAAGGCTGGAAATTATCAATAGAGCTGCAGACCAGATCAACGCCAATTATGATGACCTGATGCTGTTTAACCAGCAGAATATAATGCTTAGCCTTCAAAGGGCTAAAACAGAAGCTGATGCAAATCAAGTCAAAGAATTTTACGGAATTCCGCAATAA
- the traM gene encoding conjugative transposon protein TraM: MQEKTISLKESKKRKMLLMLPLIALPFLTFLFYCLGGGQMEAKTAENDKKKGFNFNLPLPKFKGDSALDKMGYYDQAAADSIKLREQIKKDPNYFDGKAQEVKADSFSADDFDSGMLPKSRSAFNSQPFQDRNEQKVYEKLRALEKAISQPAVPNAYGQDMREFENYGASKSEPDAIKNLEQMISQMGTSEEPDPELKQLGGMLENILDIQHPQRVQERLKESSDSKKGKIYPVQKKLPENIMSSLERNANAQDPVKTNAFYSLDEEQPYEMMQNSIEAVIHQTLTIVNGSMVKLRLSHDVFLQGTAIPKNTFLYGTAALKGERLEVKIANIQYGNSIFPVELAVYDIDGIEGIYIPGAISRDAAKSSADRSIQSLGLAGISDSWGAQAAEMGIEAAKSLFSKKVKLIKVLVKAGYRVLLYDEKQKNLKP, encoded by the coding sequence ATGCAAGAGAAAACAATATCGCTAAAGGAGTCTAAAAAGAGAAAGATGCTTTTAATGCTGCCTCTTATAGCGCTTCCGTTTCTAACATTCCTATTCTATTGCCTAGGAGGGGGACAAATGGAAGCCAAGACAGCAGAGAATGATAAAAAGAAAGGATTTAATTTTAATCTGCCGCTGCCTAAATTTAAAGGAGACTCAGCACTTGACAAGATGGGCTATTACGATCAGGCGGCAGCTGATTCTATAAAACTGCGGGAGCAGATTAAAAAAGATCCCAACTATTTTGATGGTAAAGCTCAAGAAGTTAAGGCAGATTCATTTTCCGCGGATGATTTTGACTCCGGCATGCTTCCAAAAAGCAGATCGGCTTTTAATTCGCAGCCTTTTCAGGACCGCAATGAGCAGAAAGTTTACGAGAAGCTTAGGGCTCTTGAAAAGGCAATCAGCCAGCCTGCTGTCCCTAATGCTTATGGCCAGGATATGCGGGAGTTTGAAAACTATGGGGCATCAAAAAGCGAACCGGATGCGATAAAAAATTTGGAGCAGATGATCTCGCAAATGGGCACTTCTGAGGAACCTGATCCTGAACTGAAGCAGCTTGGAGGGATGCTGGAAAATATTTTGGATATACAGCACCCCCAGCGCGTGCAGGAAAGGCTTAAAGAATCATCTGACAGTAAAAAGGGAAAAATATATCCAGTGCAGAAAAAATTGCCGGAGAACATCATGAGCTCCCTTGAGCGGAATGCCAATGCGCAGGATCCTGTAAAAACAAATGCATTTTATTCGCTGGACGAAGAACAGCCTTATGAAATGATGCAGAATTCCATTGAAGCAGTTATTCATCAGACACTGACTATTGTCAACGGATCGATGGTCAAATTAAGACTTTCGCATGATGTTTTCCTGCAGGGAACAGCGATACCCAAGAATACTTTCCTGTACGGAACTGCAGCTTTAAAAGGCGAGAGGCTTGAGGTAAAGATTGCAAACATACAGTATGGTAATTCCATATTTCCTGTCGAGCTGGCTGTTTACGATATTGACGGGATTGAAGGCATCTATATTCCTGGGGCGATCAGCAGGGATGCTGCCAAATCATCCGCAGACCGTTCCATCCAGAGTCTCGGTCTTGCCGGAATTTCGGATTCATGGGGCGCGCAGGCTGCAGAGATGGGAATTGAAGCGGCAAAAAGCCTTTTCAGTAAAAAAGTGAAACTCATTAAAGTGCTTGTAAAAGCAGGTTATAGGGTGCTATTATATGATGAAAAACAAAAGAATTTAAAACCTTAA
- a CDS encoding DUF4134 domain-containing protein: MLYSGALYSQDGVAGINEANQKVRSYFDAGTELMYAVGAILGLIGAVKVYQKWNAGDPDTGKVAAAWFGSCVFLVVVATVIKSFFGV; encoded by the coding sequence ATGCTTTATTCAGGGGCTCTTTACAGCCAGGATGGGGTGGCGGGCATCAATGAGGCCAACCAGAAGGTGCGCAGCTACTTTGATGCGGGCACCGAACTGATGTACGCTGTGGGAGCCATATTGGGGCTTATCGGAGCGGTGAAGGTGTACCAGAAGTGGAATGCGGGCGATCCCGATACGGGAAAGGTCGCCGCGGCATGGTTTGGCAGCTGCGTGTTTCTAGTGGTGGTGGCTACGGTCATTAAATCCTTTTTTGGGGTCTGA
- a CDS encoding YoaK family protein, with protein sequence MGLQNSLVTRISNAVVRTTHLTGLFTDLGIELSQLFFYRDAQSRRRLFSSIRLRFTIIGFFFLGGIAGGLLYSKVGIAALLSAALLLAIGILYDNLRLKIRLARRRCRQRQKRK encoded by the coding sequence ATGGGGCTGCAGAACTCGCTGGTCACCAGAATTTCCAATGCTGTGGTGAGGACAACCCATCTCACAGGGCTCTTTACGGATCTAGGGATCGAGCTCTCCCAGCTGTTTTTTTATAGGGATGCGCAATCAAGGCGCAGGCTGTTTTCCTCCATTAGGCTCCGCTTTACGATAATCGGCTTTTTCTTTCTGGGAGGCATTGCAGGAGGCCTGCTGTATTCCAAAGTTGGGATCGCGGCCCTATTGTCCGCCGCGCTGCTTCTGGCCATAGGGATTCTTTATGATAATCTTAGGCTGAAAATTAGGCTGGCCAGAAGAAGATGCAGACAGAGGCAGAAGCGCAAGTAA
- a CDS encoding alkaline phosphatase family protein, which translates to MENANQFDGLETFEHIVVLMLENRSFDNLLGYLYKNGELPPEKPFEGLYNPNIDYANPIPARAAGYPEKTDISPSRAVSYSMPYPDPGEEYPHVNTQLFNSIIPESNIGAADYKMAPPYNLPASPGEPSMNGFVNDYENTLRSAYSIDNPTYEQYEVIMQCFEPDQIPAMATLAKEFAVFDHWYCSVPSQTYCNRAFWHAASSGGKVINPLGEDGTGFPGIDGDLHGMDSWIKDVWSLPTIFDRMNDNNVSWKVYSPIAPLSLTYIVNGTGEGKDNTHGHLDFFFDLEFGTLPQYCFVEPQFLHKHNDQHPSAVNHELAVGTVKLGDELIGEVYNAIRKSPKRDKILFIITHDEHGGCYDHVAPPGTVPPAAGMKGECGFGFDRLGVRVPMIMVSSYIQPQTVVSGQFEHASFIKTVCQKWQMDPLTDRDRDPEVLPFTEVFSNQKRANWPEIPSGMDLRELLPEPDTSGDPLNGLQKAMLSSLLHIEKARALGNTQKEEIQTIGDMMEFIKRFQ; encoded by the coding sequence ATGGAAAATGCAAACCAATTTGACGGACTGGAAACTTTTGAGCATATTGTGGTGCTTATGCTGGAGAACCGCTCATTTGACAATCTGTTAGGCTATCTCTATAAAAATGGCGAACTGCCGCCTGAAAAGCCTTTTGAAGGGCTTTATAATCCCAATATTGACTATGCGAACCCCATTCCCGCCAGAGCGGCGGGCTATCCAGAGAAAACGGACATTTCCCCTTCGCGGGCGGTGAGCTACTCGATGCCCTATCCGGATCCGGGTGAGGAATACCCCCATGTCAATACGCAGCTTTTCAATTCCATCATCCCTGAGAGCAATATAGGAGCGGCTGACTATAAAATGGCACCGCCTTATAATCTGCCGGCTTCCCCGGGCGAGCCCAGCATGAATGGCTTTGTCAACGATTACGAAAATACGCTCAGGTCAGCTTACAGCATTGATAATCCTACCTATGAACAGTATGAGGTGATCATGCAGTGCTTTGAGCCGGACCAGATTCCTGCAATGGCCACTTTAGCCAAAGAGTTTGCGGTTTTTGACCACTGGTACTGTTCGGTGCCGAGCCAGACCTACTGCAATCGGGCATTCTGGCATGCGGCAAGCTCAGGGGGAAAAGTGATTAATCCCCTTGGCGAGGATGGAACAGGTTTTCCAGGCATTGATGGCGATCTGCATGGGATGGATTCATGGATAAAGGATGTCTGGTCGCTGCCGACCATCTTTGACCGCATGAACGATAATAATGTTTCATGGAAGGTCTATTCGCCTATTGCGCCTTTAAGCCTGACCTATATAGTCAATGGAACCGGCGAGGGAAAAGACAATACGCACGGGCATCTCGATTTTTTCTTTGATCTGGAGTTTGGCACCCTGCCGCAATACTGCTTTGTGGAACCCCAGTTTCTGCATAAGCACAATGACCAGCATCCGTCGGCAGTGAACCATGAATTGGCTGTCGGGACGGTGAAGTTGGGAGACGAGCTCATCGGCGAAGTGTACAATGCCATCAGAAAAAGCCCCAAAAGGGACAAGATACTTTTCATCATCACCCATGACGAGCACGGAGGCTGCTATGACCATGTGGCGCCGCCAGGTACGGTACCGCCTGCTGCTGGCATGAAGGGGGAGTGCGGTTTCGGCTTTGACCGTCTAGGGGTGCGCGTTCCGATGATAATGGTGTCTTCCTATATCCAGCCGCAGACGGTAGTCAGCGGACAGTTTGAGCATGCATCATTCATAAAGACGGTTTGCCAGAAATGGCAGATGGATCCGCTGACCGATAGGGACAGGGATCCTGAGGTTTTGCCCTTTACAGAAGTCTTTTCTAATCAGAAAAGGGCAAATTGGCCTGAAATTCCATCAGGGATGGACTTAAGGGAGCTGCTTCCTGAACCGGACACCAGCGGGGATCCCTTAAACGGGCTTCAGAAAGCCATGCTAAGCAGCCTGCTGCATATTGAGAAGGCCAGAGCGCTGGGCAATACCCAAAAAGAAGAGATACAGACCATTGGCGATATGATGGAATTTATAAAAAGGTTCCAGTGA
- a CDS encoding DUF4133 domain-containing protein, whose product MANSVYRINKGINQSIEFKGLKAQYIWYLGFGIVALMILFAVLFIAGVPSLACVGLIGIAGAFLVFKIYRMSAKYGEHGLMKAIASKRIPNCVKVRSRGVYIKL is encoded by the coding sequence ATGGCAAACAGCGTTTACAGGATCAATAAGGGCATTAATCAAAGCATTGAATTTAAAGGCCTCAAAGCGCAGTATATCTGGTATTTAGGTTTTGGAATAGTGGCGCTTATGATACTTTTTGCCGTGCTTTTTATTGCGGGCGTGCCTTCCCTTGCATGTGTTGGGCTTATCGGAATTGCAGGGGCCTTTCTGGTCTTTAAGATATATAGAATGAGCGCCAAATATGGAGAGCATGGCTTGATGAAAGCCATAGCCTCAAAGCGCATTCCCAACTGCGTGAAGGTGCGCAGCAGGGGTGTTTATATAAAGCTGTAG
- the traN gene encoding conjugative transposon protein TraN — MKRIIYLLLLACLAGISAYPQGSGKETAFYEDHYKNLQIGFSKTTSIVFPYAIKSIDKGSADVLVQKAKGVENVLLVKAAKPYFFQTNLTAVTSDGRLYVFVLNYDDGCSDLNIKAEDGIAVNKDILFSRENENQKKIEQGAWLALGKKKKASGIKSLKFQMSLEVNGIFISQDVMYFRIALENKSKINYDIDQIRFFIRDQRKSKRTASQEIEMVPLYATSASLVIPDKSQVVKVFAFGKFTIPEKKYLTIQLIEKNGGRNLDVDIKNMADKMLSL; from the coding sequence ATGAAAAGAATAATCTATCTGCTGCTGCTTGCATGTCTTGCCGGTATTTCAGCTTACCCTCAGGGATCAGGAAAAGAAACTGCATTTTATGAAGATCATTACAAAAATCTCCAAATTGGTTTTTCTAAAACCACAAGCATAGTATTTCCCTATGCCATTAAAAGCATAGATAAGGGAAGCGCAGATGTGCTGGTGCAAAAAGCAAAAGGGGTGGAGAATGTACTGCTGGTTAAGGCTGCCAAACCGTATTTTTTTCAGACCAATCTAACAGCTGTAACTTCAGATGGAAGGCTATACGTGTTTGTCCTGAATTACGATGACGGCTGCTCCGATTTAAATATTAAGGCGGAAGATGGCATCGCAGTTAATAAAGATATCCTTTTCTCTCGTGAGAACGAGAATCAGAAAAAGATCGAACAGGGGGCTTGGCTTGCATTAGGCAAAAAGAAAAAAGCAAGCGGGATTAAAAGTTTAAAGTTTCAAATGAGCCTTGAAGTCAATGGCATTTTTATAAGCCAGGATGTTATGTATTTCAGGATAGCATTGGAGAACAAATCGAAAATAAATTATGACATCGACCAGATTCGGTTTTTTATAAGAGACCAGAGGAAATCAAAACGGACAGCCTCACAGGAAATTGAAATGGTGCCGCTGTATGCAACTTCAGCTTCGCTGGTTATACCTGATAAATCTCAGGTTGTAAAAGTTTTTGCTTTTGGCAAATTTACCATTCCTGAGAAAAAATACCTCACAATTCAGCTTATCGAAAAGAATGGCGGAAGAAACTTGGATGTTGACATTAAAAACATGGCAGATAAAATGCTTTCACTGTAG
- a CDS encoding helix-turn-helix domain-containing protein yields the protein MKPFAFEDLPNILGSLVMRVESIERMVKQIRDNKPPEDFDPGLMTILEASKLVNLSVATIYSKVCRKEMPANKKGKKLYFIRSELLEWIKSGRIKTMSEMQREADQRFNK from the coding sequence ATGAAGCCTTTTGCTTTTGAGGATCTTCCCAATATATTGGGAAGCCTTGTGATGCGTGTGGAGAGCATTGAGCGTATGGTAAAACAGATCAGGGACAATAAGCCTCCTGAGGATTTTGATCCGGGCCTAATGACCATTCTGGAGGCCTCAAAGCTCGTGAATCTATCGGTGGCCACCATCTATTCGAAAGTATGCCGAAAGGAAATGCCCGCCAACAAGAAGGGCAAGAAACTTTATTTTATAAGGTCAGAACTGCTGGAGTGGATCAAATCCGGGAGGATCAAAACCATGTCGGAAATGCAGCGGGAAGCGGATCAGAGATTTAATAAATAG
- a CDS encoding TerB family tellurite resistance protein, with amino-acid sequence MKRILILVFLVFFGFIPSSINAQSAEIQQLILNIEKLSQFKKILSDMKKGYELLSGGYKTVKDMTEGNFSLHKTFLDALMQVSPTVKNYKKIGDIVNFQILLVKESKKGLSRFIKSESFSQQEINYFEKVYGNLLNQSLRNLDELTMAITADKLRMSDDERLQAIDDIYMEMQDKLLFLRGFNKSSSMLVLQRAKEKKDVYASKELLDLKN; translated from the coding sequence ATGAAAAGGATATTGATTTTAGTATTTCTGGTCTTTTTTGGATTTATCCCAAGCAGCATAAATGCGCAGTCGGCAGAAATCCAGCAGCTGATCTTAAACATTGAAAAACTCTCGCAGTTCAAAAAGATTCTCAGCGATATGAAAAAGGGTTATGAGCTGCTTTCAGGAGGCTACAAAACAGTTAAAGATATGACTGAAGGAAATTTCAGCCTTCATAAAACATTCTTGGATGCCCTTATGCAGGTAAGCCCAACGGTCAAGAATTACAAAAAGATAGGAGATATCGTGAACTTCCAGATATTGTTGGTAAAAGAAAGCAAAAAAGGACTTTCCAGATTTATAAAAAGTGAAAGTTTCAGCCAGCAGGAGATCAATTATTTTGAGAAAGTTTATGGAAACCTTTTGAATCAGAGTTTAAGAAACCTTGATGAACTCACTATGGCAATTACAGCTGATAAGCTGAGAATGTCAGACGATGAAAGGCTTCAGGCAATTGATGATATTTATATGGAGATGCAGGATAAACTGTTGTTTTTGAGGGGTTTTAATAAATCATCAAGCATGCTGGTGCTGCAGAGAGCAAAGGAAAAGAAAGATGTTTATGCTTCCAAAGAACTTCTTGATTTAAAAAATTAA